A part of Candidatus Eisenbacteria bacterium genomic DNA contains:
- a CDS encoding amino acid permease, with translation MSAAEARATVAGEREPLRQIGLYAATAITVGNIIGSGIFRSPHSVANEIPGVMLPIAAWVLGGVLSLCGSLVLAELAVSHPKTGGLYVFIRESFGSAWGFVFGWASLWVIKPTVIAAIASVFALYFGQALGLPSSAELPIGCAAIVILTLINWLGVKEGAGTAALFTTLKVLGILLLCGAAFTLGATHAPGAPPADAGPAPSAATLTAFISAMIFVLFAYDGWTDVTYVGGECIDPRRTLPISIVWGTILVIAIYVVTNFAYYRVLAPAEVALYPAVGSEAIGRLLGDIGRQGLAVLVAVSTFGTVNGAILTGPRVTQAMASDGLLWSPLARLHPRRGSPALALWVQAVLSCIWLAVAGGFEDVSGWFVTTSWLFYGLAIAAVFGQRRRERAGQAPPAAYRTPLYPLTAWLFILVTVGLIASDLTASGWRAAAGVGIAAIGFPVYWIWKGRGPRTSG, from the coding sequence ATGAGCGCGGCCGAAGCGCGCGCGACGGTCGCCGGCGAGCGCGAGCCCCTTCGTCAGATCGGCCTCTACGCCGCCACCGCCATCACCGTCGGCAACATCATCGGCTCGGGGATCTTCCGCTCGCCGCACTCGGTCGCCAACGAGATCCCCGGCGTCATGCTGCCGATCGCCGCATGGGTCCTGGGTGGCGTGCTGTCGCTGTGCGGTTCGCTGGTGCTGGCCGAGCTCGCGGTCTCGCATCCCAAGACCGGCGGCCTCTACGTCTTCATTCGCGAGAGCTTCGGCAGCGCGTGGGGGTTCGTGTTCGGCTGGGCGAGCCTGTGGGTCATCAAGCCGACCGTGATCGCGGCGATCGCGAGCGTCTTCGCGCTCTACTTCGGTCAGGCGCTCGGTCTGCCGTCCTCCGCCGAGCTGCCGATTGGCTGCGCCGCGATCGTGATCCTCACCCTCATCAACTGGCTCGGAGTGAAGGAAGGCGCCGGCACGGCCGCCCTGTTCACGACGCTCAAGGTGCTGGGGATCCTGCTGCTGTGCGGCGCGGCGTTCACGCTCGGCGCCACGCATGCGCCCGGCGCGCCGCCGGCCGATGCCGGCCCGGCGCCCTCGGCGGCCACCCTGACGGCATTCATCAGCGCCATGATCTTCGTGCTGTTCGCCTACGACGGCTGGACCGATGTGACCTACGTCGGCGGGGAGTGCATCGATCCGCGACGCACGCTTCCGATCTCGATCGTGTGGGGAACGATCCTGGTGATCGCGATCTACGTGGTCACCAACTTCGCGTACTACCGTGTGCTCGCCCCGGCCGAAGTGGCGCTCTATCCCGCGGTCGGCTCGGAAGCCATCGGCCGCTTGCTCGGAGACATCGGCCGGCAGGGCCTCGCGGTGCTGGTCGCAGTCTCGACCTTCGGGACCGTGAACGGCGCGATCCTCACCGGGCCCCGCGTGACCCAGGCCATGGCGAGCGACGGGCTCCTGTGGTCGCCGCTCGCCCGGCTCCATCCGCGACGCGGATCGCCGGCGCTCGCGCTATGGGTCCAGGCGGTGCTGTCCTGCATCTGGCTCGCGGTCGCCGGCGGATTCGAGGACGTCTCGGGATGGTTCGTCACCACGTCGTGGCTCTTCTACGGGCTCGCGATCGCCGCGGTCTTCGGCCAGCGCCGCCGCGAGCGCGCGGGTCAAGCCCCACCCGCCGCCTACCGCACCCCGCTCTATCCGCTCACGGCGTGGCTCTTCATCCTGGTCACGGTCGGCCTCATCGCCAGCGATCTCACGGCCAGTGGATGGCGCGCCGCGGCCGGGGTCGGCATCGCCGCAATCGGCTTCCCCGTCTACTGGATCTGGAAGGGTCGAGGACCCAGAACCTCGGGCTGA
- a CDS encoding class I SAM-dependent methyltransferase, translating to MSTTPPSPYDAPELYDLALGGFRDDLGFWLEEAQRAALAPGRPARVLEVSCGTGRVLLHLRAHGIDVDGVDLHAPMLERLEAKARTRGLQVRTYRADMRDFTTPQRYHRVFIPFNGFAHCETVDDQLRCLHCCREHLEPGGAVVVDMSYPGQAYWLDVRTERILEIESRDEETGAAVRMWDTRTKDRVGQTQHSVIEIEELDAEGRLTRSHRFETRQRWVYRFELELLFRLAGFARWEVLGGWERRALETDAGQMLAFAWKAG from the coding sequence GTGAGCACGACGCCCCCTTCTCCGTACGACGCGCCCGAGCTCTACGACCTGGCTCTCGGGGGCTTTCGCGACGATCTCGGTTTCTGGCTCGAGGAAGCGCAACGCGCCGCCTTGGCACCCGGCCGGCCCGCGCGCGTGCTGGAGGTGTCGTGCGGCACCGGCCGCGTCCTGCTCCACTTGCGGGCGCATGGCATCGACGTCGACGGCGTGGATCTCCACGCGCCGATGCTCGAGCGCCTGGAGGCCAAGGCCAGGACGCGGGGGCTCCAGGTCCGTACGTATCGAGCCGACATGCGCGACTTCACCACGCCGCAGCGCTACCATCGAGTGTTCATTCCCTTCAACGGCTTCGCCCATTGCGAGACCGTCGACGATCAGCTCCGGTGTCTGCATTGCTGCCGAGAGCATCTGGAACCCGGAGGCGCGGTCGTGGTCGACATGTCCTATCCCGGTCAGGCCTACTGGCTCGACGTCCGCACCGAGCGCATCCTCGAGATCGAGTCACGGGACGAAGAGACGGGCGCCGCGGTGAGGATGTGGGACACGCGCACCAAGGATCGCGTGGGCCAGACGCAGCATTCGGTGATCGAGATCGAAGAGCTGGACGCCGAGGGTCGTCTCACGCGTTCCCATCGTTTCGAGACTCGCCAGCGCTGGGTGTATCGCTTCGAGCTGGAGCTCCTGTTCCGTCTCGCAGGATTCGCCCGCTGGGAAGTCCTCGGCGGCTGGGAACGCAGAGCGCTCGAGACCGATGCCGGGCAGATGCTGGCATTCGCCTGGAAAGCAGGCTGA
- a CDS encoding DUF58 domain-containing protein, whose product MSTPNPPVPEARRGDPRGARAVLDPAVVARLSHLDVRARVVVEGFIAGMHRSPFHGFSVEFAEHRPYMPGDPLKNLDWKVWARSDRLLIKQYTEETNLRCHLVLDLSGSMAFKSPRAAMSKIEYARSLSAALAYLMLKQQDAVGVLLFADHPLRFVPARATRSHLDVILRTLASTEPQGRTKLGPALHELAERIKRRGLVVLCSDLMDRPADVLLGLQHFRHRRHEVVVFHILDPDEVDFPYADTATFVDAESGERITTEPWEIARRYRQRLADWSDHYRRACRENRIDYVRLDTRTPFDQALLAYLEKRTRLA is encoded by the coding sequence GTGAGCACGCCGAATCCTCCGGTTCCGGAGGCACGCCGGGGCGACCCGCGCGGCGCCCGTGCGGTGCTCGACCCCGCCGTGGTGGCGCGGCTCTCGCATCTCGATGTCCGCGCGCGCGTCGTGGTCGAAGGCTTCATCGCCGGCATGCATCGCAGCCCCTTCCACGGCTTCAGCGTCGAGTTCGCCGAGCACCGCCCCTACATGCCCGGCGATCCGCTCAAGAATCTGGACTGGAAGGTGTGGGCGCGCAGCGACCGTCTGCTGATCAAGCAGTACACCGAAGAGACCAACCTGCGCTGCCACCTGGTGCTGGACCTCTCGGGATCCATGGCGTTCAAGTCGCCGCGCGCGGCCATGAGCAAGATCGAGTACGCCCGCAGTCTGAGCGCGGCGCTCGCATACCTCATGCTGAAGCAGCAGGACGCGGTCGGCGTCCTGTTGTTCGCCGACCATCCCCTGCGCTTCGTGCCGGCGCGCGCCACGCGCTCCCATCTCGACGTCATTCTCCGCACGTTGGCCTCCACCGAGCCCCAGGGCCGCACCAAGCTCGGGCCGGCGCTCCACGAGCTGGCGGAGCGCATCAAGCGCCGCGGTCTGGTGGTGCTGTGCTCCGATCTCATGGACCGGCCCGCCGACGTGCTGCTCGGACTCCAGCACTTCCGCCACCGCCGTCACGAAGTCGTGGTGTTCCACATCCTCGATCCCGACGAGGTGGATTTCCCCTACGCCGACACCGCCACCTTCGTCGACGCCGAGAGCGGCGAGCGGATCACCACCGAGCCCTGGGAGATCGCCCGCCGCTACCGCCAGCGGCTCGCGGACTGGAGTGATCACTACCGCCGCGCCTGCCGCGAGAACCGCATCGATTACGTGCGCCTCGACACGCGCACGCCGTTCGACCAGGCGCTGCTCGCCTACCTGGAGAAGCGGACGAGGCTTGCGTGA
- a CDS encoding LamG domain-containing protein → MKEWWNAAMGAALAVLVGCAHTPPGGPSTSGAPAADSVTIALWRMDEQAGTRVADSGPSQLTGIAGRSVQHPFGRFGNALGFELSLDSFVLVPFNAALDSPKALTVEAWINPSQYGNYEDTPIAGRWTEEANKQSWLFTLAGRRLGTDLPQAQRYHAMLFPDVLAGRLMFAYQPAAASPPRAYVSTRTVELNRWTHVAVVFDGEVARFYLDGELDSQFASLGTIRASDAPVLMGNYFDQRSLTGFGGDLHPDLIDQTPYYAFQGKIDEVRLSRAARQTFPTRAPH, encoded by the coding sequence ATGAAGGAGTGGTGGAACGCCGCGATGGGCGCGGCGCTGGCCGTGCTCGTGGGTTGCGCCCACACGCCTCCCGGCGGGCCATCGACGTCGGGCGCGCCCGCCGCCGACTCGGTGACGATCGCGCTGTGGCGTATGGACGAGCAGGCGGGGACGAGGGTCGCCGATTCCGGCCCGTCCCAGCTGACCGGCATCGCCGGCCGTTCGGTGCAGCATCCCTTCGGCCGCTTCGGCAACGCGCTCGGCTTCGAGCTGTCGCTCGACTCGTTCGTTCTGGTGCCGTTCAATGCCGCGCTCGACAGTCCCAAGGCGCTGACGGTCGAAGCCTGGATCAACCCATCCCAGTATGGGAACTACGAAGACACGCCGATCGCGGGGCGCTGGACGGAGGAGGCGAACAAACAGAGCTGGCTCTTCACGCTCGCCGGCCGGCGGCTGGGCACCGACCTCCCGCAAGCACAGCGCTACCATGCGATGCTCTTCCCCGACGTGCTCGCGGGACGACTGATGTTCGCCTATCAGCCGGCCGCCGCCAGCCCGCCGCGCGCGTACGTCTCGACCCGCACGGTGGAGCTCAATCGCTGGACGCACGTGGCGGTGGTGTTCGATGGCGAGGTCGCGCGTTTCTATCTCGACGGCGAGCTGGATTCCCAGTTCGCTTCGCTGGGAACGATCCGCGCATCGGATGCGCCGGTGCTGATGGGGAATTATTTCGACCAGCGCTCGCTCACCGGCTTCGGAGGCGACCTTCATCCTGATCTGATCGATCAGACGCCCTATTACGCGTTCCAGGGCAAGATCGACGAGGTTCGGCTGTCGCGAGCGGCCCGCCAGACCTTTCCGACCCGGGCGCCGCATTAG
- a CDS encoding MoxR family ATPase, producing the protein MKRARERILGELRKVIVGQDQVVDQLLTALFANGHVLLVGVPGLAKTLLVSSLARLLDLKFNRIQFTPDLMPSDITGTDIIEEDATTGKRAIRFIHGPVFANLVLADEINRTPPKTQAALLQAMQEKQVTAGGQTFDLALPFFVLATQNPIELEGTYPLPEAQLDRFMFNIYVDYPKQDEEEKIVATTTSAYEAKLERVLGASDILELQRLIRRVPVADHVVRYAVRLARATRGGAGDGSSPDFVRQWVAWGAGPRASQYLVLGAKTRAVLMGRYAPGIEDVKAVALAVLRHRIVTNFTAEAEGIKPDRIVEDLLRTIPAE; encoded by the coding sequence ATGAAGCGTGCCCGGGAGCGCATTCTCGGGGAGCTGCGGAAGGTCATCGTCGGGCAGGACCAGGTCGTCGATCAGCTTCTGACCGCGCTGTTCGCCAACGGCCACGTGCTGCTGGTCGGCGTGCCCGGGCTCGCGAAGACGCTGCTGGTCTCGAGTCTCGCCCGCCTGCTCGACCTCAAGTTCAATCGCATCCAATTCACCCCCGACCTGATGCCGAGCGACATCACCGGCACGGACATCATCGAGGAGGACGCCACCACCGGGAAGCGCGCGATCCGCTTCATCCATGGTCCGGTGTTCGCCAACCTGGTCCTGGCCGACGAGATCAACCGCACGCCGCCCAAGACGCAGGCCGCGCTGCTCCAGGCGATGCAGGAGAAGCAGGTGACCGCGGGCGGGCAGACGTTCGACCTTGCGCTGCCCTTCTTCGTGCTGGCCACGCAGAACCCGATCGAGCTGGAAGGCACGTATCCGCTGCCCGAGGCGCAGCTCGACCGCTTCATGTTCAACATCTACGTGGACTATCCCAAGCAGGACGAAGAGGAGAAGATCGTCGCCACCACGACTTCGGCCTACGAGGCCAAGCTCGAGCGCGTGCTGGGAGCGAGCGACATCCTCGAGCTGCAGCGTCTGATCCGCCGCGTGCCGGTGGCCGACCACGTCGTGCGCTACGCGGTGCGGCTGGCGCGAGCCACGCGCGGCGGCGCCGGAGACGGCTCGAGCCCCGACTTCGTGCGCCAGTGGGTGGCGTGGGGCGCCGGGCCCCGCGCTTCGCAGTATCTGGTGCTCGGCGCCAAGACCCGTGCGGTCCTGATGGGTCGCTACGCGCCCGGCATCGAGGACGTGAAAGCCGTGGCGCTCGCCGTGCTGCGCCACCGCATCGTCACCAACTTCACCGCCGAGGCCGAAGGCATCAAGCCCGACCGCATCGTCGAGGACCTCCTGCGGACCATTCCCGCGGAATGA
- a CDS encoding class I SAM-dependent methyltransferase, which translates to MAYTSAYLDPALYDVIYSTASAKPGRAVLEDVPFYVDLAKRQGNPVLEVACGTGRVLLPTQEAGVEIHGVDLEAGMLERLRHKASARGITPRVFQGDMRDFTLPSRYRLATIPFRAFLHMESTEDQIRALRCIREHLEPGGMLALNVFYPSVDFMAAHDGVRALTVETTHPDTGLPVQVYDTSRYQRAEQRVTVDREVLLTAADGSRKTIQYGFTLRWIYRFEMELLLRAAGFPRFEFLGGFDGRPLTSDREEMVIMAWKD; encoded by the coding sequence GTGGCGTACACCTCCGCGTATCTCGATCCGGCGCTCTACGACGTCATCTACTCCACGGCTTCTGCCAAGCCTGGCCGAGCCGTGCTCGAGGACGTTCCCTTCTATGTCGATCTCGCGAAGCGGCAGGGAAACCCGGTCCTCGAGGTGGCGTGCGGAACCGGCCGGGTCCTGCTCCCCACCCAGGAAGCAGGGGTCGAGATCCATGGCGTCGATCTCGAAGCCGGCATGCTCGAGCGGCTACGCCACAAGGCCAGCGCGCGCGGCATCACACCCCGGGTCTTCCAAGGAGACATGAGGGACTTCACCTTGCCCTCGCGCTACCGGCTCGCCACGATCCCGTTTCGCGCGTTTCTTCACATGGAGTCGACGGAGGACCAGATCCGCGCCCTGCGCTGCATCCGCGAGCATCTGGAGCCCGGCGGGATGCTGGCGCTCAACGTCTTCTATCCGAGCGTGGACTTCATGGCCGCACACGACGGCGTGCGCGCTCTCACCGTCGAGACGACGCATCCGGACACCGGCCTCCCGGTCCAGGTCTACGACACCAGCCGTTACCAGCGGGCGGAGCAGCGCGTGACGGTGGACCGTGAGGTGCTGCTGACCGCGGCGGACGGATCACGAAAGACGATCCAGTACGGATTCACGCTGCGCTGGATCTACCGGTTCGAGATGGAGCTGCTGTTGCGCGCCGCGGGGTTCCCCAGGTTCGAGTTCCTCGGCGGCTTCGACGGCCGCCCTCTGACCAGCGACCGCGAGGAGATGGTCATCATGGCGTGGAAGGACTGA